In one window of Leifsonia sp. NPDC080035 DNA:
- a CDS encoding ferritin-like fold-containing protein, whose amino-acid sequence MTTWFTRRRPPVELPRLAARAPKAPAVRVDLHEVMPDLLPYLGQAAYLQLEQFQTLSTVAAAAEGLKATEAVAAAAGLALSKHQGIVAEIRRRGDDPTEAMRPFAVEIEGFRSTLVGADWRETLLAALMTGGLLDDFFIRLAGGLPGDVGPRVSQLLGSDSGQDALLDILREEIGADPRLASRLAMWGRRLVGDTLLVARSALHLSGNAATDEERIEPIFTELIAAHTRRMDALGLTA is encoded by the coding sequence GTGACAACCTGGTTCACCCGTCGGCGCCCCCCTGTCGAGCTTCCCCGCCTCGCTGCGCGCGCGCCGAAGGCGCCCGCCGTCCGGGTCGACCTGCACGAGGTGATGCCCGACCTGCTGCCGTACCTCGGCCAGGCGGCGTACCTGCAGCTGGAGCAGTTCCAGACGCTGTCGACGGTCGCGGCGGCGGCGGAGGGGCTGAAGGCGACAGAGGCCGTCGCGGCGGCCGCGGGCCTCGCGCTCTCGAAGCACCAGGGGATCGTGGCGGAGATCCGCCGCAGGGGCGACGACCCGACAGAGGCGATGCGCCCGTTCGCGGTCGAGATCGAGGGCTTCCGGTCGACGCTCGTCGGCGCGGACTGGAGGGAGACGCTGCTCGCCGCCCTCATGACGGGCGGACTGCTCGACGACTTCTTCATCCGGCTGGCCGGCGGGCTGCCGGGCGACGTCGGGCCGCGCGTCTCCCAGCTTCTCGGCTCCGACTCCGGTCAGGACGCGCTGCTCGACATCCTGCGCGAGGAGATCGGCGCGGACCCGCGCCTGGCGTCGCGCCTGGCGATGTGGGGGCGCAGGCTCGTCGGCGACACCCTGCTGGTCGCGCGCTCGGCGCTGCACCTCTCGGGGAATGCCGCGACGGACGAGGAGCGGATCGAGCCGATCTTCACCGAGCTGATCGCTGCGCACACCCGGCGGATGGACGCGCTCGGCCTCACCGCCTGA
- a CDS encoding ATP-dependent DNA helicase has translation MTTRGFLPRSERTAGGLDGAAAAGGDASLDPSQAEVLALPDGTSAAVLGAPGTGKTTTLVEALAERVLVRGYATGEVLALSASRAAATALRDRIALRLGVPTRGPLARTATSLAFQLVGERARRTGEEPPRLLTGGEQDQIVAELLAGHLEDGTGPVWPEPLGPEVRTLRGFRTELRELIGRCAERGISPSRLSELGAIAGRDEWRAAARFIAEYQGVLDSYRGGFVDAAELIASAVAVVAGGSALDELRVVFVDDLQEATVATVALLRALAARGVAVVAFGDPDVAATTFRGAEATALGQLEGRLGVPVTRFVLSTAHRQTPALRELTARVTERIGTAAAGVQRVASAGREADGERPEVLVISASSAPAEAARLARKLRERRLLDGVPWSEMAVVVRSGAHIPGLARALAVAEVPTTTSIAGRALRDDYAARQLIQIAGVQLGAVELTPETATELLLGPFGGLDGVSLRRLRLALRQEELAGDGNRSGDDLLVDALATPAHLATIDSSPARLAARLAETLRSGAEKAGAGATIEELLWHAWERSGLAGRWLEQSERSGIVADEANRHLDGVVALFTAARRFVERYPERPASDFVVELLGAEVPEDTLAAQTAGDAVLVCTPSATVGREFEVVAVAGLQESVWPNLRLRGSLLHPQDLEDALEGRETETADERAEVLGDELRMFALAVSRARGQVILTATANDDEQPSPFLRLPGDVAVEDVDDGIHPLSLRGMTGRLRRRLVTTGAPDAAEALARLAGAGVEGADPAEWYGLAEPSTTEPLVDLDDEEAMVRVSPSRLATYEKSPLAWFVDEMAASPSGLAAGIGTVVHAVMEEADEAEDISVESLWTGIEKRWAELAFESPWIEERERRRTRSLVAGVSEYLRDFGRAGGELLGSEGEFVLELGRARISGKIDRVERTPDGTVVIVDLKTGRSVPSAAEAAEHAQLGAYQLALEHGAIASAGDLPPGGAKLLFVAKGVRGKAYREVAQERVDAEGLERLKARVAAAAAGMAGAEFAAVVDLGDRDPHAKYEYRIHLVPAVSA, from the coding sequence ATGACCACCAGAGGCTTCCTCCCGCGCTCCGAGCGCACGGCGGGCGGCCTCGACGGCGCCGCAGCGGCGGGCGGCGACGCATCGCTCGACCCGTCGCAGGCGGAGGTGCTCGCCCTGCCGGACGGCACGTCCGCCGCCGTGCTCGGCGCGCCCGGCACGGGGAAGACGACGACCCTGGTGGAGGCGCTGGCCGAGCGGGTGCTGGTGCGCGGCTACGCGACGGGCGAGGTGCTGGCGCTCAGCGCATCCAGGGCCGCGGCGACCGCGCTCCGCGACCGCATCGCCCTCCGGCTCGGCGTGCCGACGCGCGGCCCGCTCGCCAGGACGGCGACCTCGCTCGCGTTCCAGCTCGTCGGCGAGCGGGCGCGACGGACGGGGGAGGAGCCGCCACGGTTGCTCACCGGCGGCGAACAGGACCAGATCGTCGCCGAGCTGCTCGCAGGGCACCTGGAGGACGGCACGGGACCGGTCTGGCCGGAGCCGCTCGGTCCCGAGGTGCGCACGCTGCGCGGCTTCCGAACGGAGCTCCGCGAGCTCATCGGGCGCTGTGCTGAGCGCGGGATCTCGCCGTCGCGGCTCTCGGAGCTGGGAGCGATCGCCGGACGGGACGAGTGGCGGGCTGCCGCGCGTTTCATCGCGGAGTACCAGGGCGTGCTCGACAGCTATCGCGGCGGGTTCGTGGACGCGGCGGAGCTCATCGCGTCGGCGGTCGCCGTCGTCGCCGGCGGCAGCGCGCTGGACGAGCTGCGGGTCGTCTTCGTCGACGACCTGCAGGAGGCCACCGTGGCGACGGTCGCGCTGCTGCGCGCGCTCGCGGCCCGCGGTGTCGCCGTGGTCGCGTTCGGCGACCCCGACGTGGCAGCGACGACGTTCCGCGGCGCGGAGGCGACGGCGCTCGGCCAGCTCGAGGGCAGGCTCGGCGTCCCGGTGACCCGCTTCGTCCTGTCGACCGCTCACCGGCAGACGCCAGCGCTGCGCGAGCTCACCGCCCGCGTCACCGAGCGCATCGGGACGGCGGCGGCCGGCGTGCAGCGGGTGGCCTCCGCCGGGCGCGAGGCCGACGGCGAGCGGCCGGAGGTGCTGGTGATCAGCGCGTCCTCCGCGCCGGCCGAGGCGGCGCGGCTCGCCCGCAAGCTGCGCGAGCGGCGGCTGCTCGACGGCGTGCCGTGGAGCGAGATGGCCGTCGTGGTCCGCAGCGGCGCGCACATCCCCGGCCTCGCCCGGGCGCTCGCTGTCGCCGAGGTGCCGACCACGACGAGCATCGCAGGCAGGGCGCTGCGCGATGATTACGCGGCGCGCCAGCTCATCCAGATCGCCGGTGTCCAGCTCGGCGCGGTCGAATTGACCCCGGAGACGGCCACCGAGCTGCTCCTCGGGCCGTTCGGCGGCCTCGACGGCGTGAGCCTGCGCCGGCTGCGACTGGCGCTGCGCCAGGAGGAGCTCGCGGGCGACGGCAACCGGTCGGGGGACGACCTCCTCGTCGACGCGCTGGCGACGCCTGCGCACCTGGCGACGATCGACTCCTCTCCGGCCCGACTGGCGGCTCGGCTGGCGGAGACGCTGCGCTCGGGGGCCGAGAAGGCAGGCGCAGGCGCCACCATCGAGGAGCTGCTCTGGCACGCCTGGGAGCGCAGCGGGCTCGCGGGGCGCTGGCTGGAGCAGTCCGAGCGCAGCGGCATCGTCGCGGACGAGGCGAACCGGCACCTTGACGGTGTCGTGGCGCTGTTCACCGCCGCCCGGCGCTTCGTGGAGCGCTACCCGGAGCGTCCCGCATCCGACTTCGTCGTCGAGCTGCTCGGCGCCGAGGTTCCGGAAGACACGCTCGCCGCGCAGACCGCGGGCGACGCCGTGCTCGTCTGCACCCCGAGCGCGACGGTCGGGCGGGAATTCGAGGTCGTGGCGGTCGCCGGCCTGCAGGAGAGCGTCTGGCCGAACCTGCGGCTGCGGGGCTCCCTGCTGCACCCGCAGGATCTCGAGGACGCGCTGGAGGGCCGGGAGACCGAGACGGCGGACGAGCGCGCGGAGGTGCTCGGGGACGAGCTGCGGATGTTCGCGCTCGCGGTGTCACGGGCGCGCGGTCAGGTCATCCTCACGGCCACCGCGAACGACGACGAGCAGCCCTCTCCGTTCCTGCGCCTGCCCGGCGATGTCGCCGTGGAGGACGTCGACGACGGCATCCACCCGCTGTCCCTGCGCGGGATGACCGGACGGCTGCGTCGCCGGCTGGTGACGACGGGTGCGCCGGACGCCGCGGAGGCGCTCGCCCGCCTGGCCGGCGCGGGTGTCGAGGGGGCGGACCCCGCGGAGTGGTACGGCCTCGCCGAGCCGTCGACCACCGAGCCGCTGGTCGACCTCGACGACGAGGAGGCGATGGTGAGGGTCTCGCCGTCGCGTCTCGCGACCTACGAGAAGTCGCCGCTGGCTTGGTTCGTGGACGAGATGGCCGCCTCGCCGAGCGGGCTCGCCGCGGGCATCGGCACGGTCGTCCACGCCGTCATGGAAGAGGCGGACGAAGCCGAGGACATCAGCGTCGAGAGCCTGTGGACGGGGATCGAGAAGCGCTGGGCCGAGCTCGCGTTCGAGTCGCCGTGGATCGAGGAGCGCGAGCGCCGGCGCACGCGCTCGCTCGTGGCCGGGGTCTCGGAGTACCTGCGCGACTTCGGCCGCGCGGGCGGGGAACTGCTCGGCTCGGAGGGCGAGTTCGTGCTGGAGCTCGGGCGTGCGCGCATCAGCGGCAAGATCGACAGGGTCGAGCGGACTCCGGACGGCACGGTCGTCATCGTCGACTTGAAGACCGGCAGGAGCGTGCCCAGCGCCGCCGAGGCCGCGGAGCACGCGCAGCTCGGCGCGTACCAGCTGGCGCTCGAGC
- a CDS encoding DEAD/DEAH box helicase, which produces MTFSELNIDQDMVDALASKGIIEPFPIQAQTIPLALTGQDIIGQAKTGTGKTFGFGLPIIQRLGLEPAPGVQALVVVPTRELAVQVHEDLEQAASNRSTAIAAIYGGKAYEGQIAQLKAGAQIVVGTPGRLLDLAGQRLLNLANVREMVLDEADKMLDLGFLADIEKLFAQTPATRHTMLFSATMPGPIVALARRFMTRPIHIRATDPDEGQVQANIKHLIYRAHSLDKDEVVARILQAEGRGKTVIFTRTKRAAAKLVEELNDRGFNAAAVHGDLNQEQRERAMAAFKAGKKDILIATDVAARGIDVDDVTHVINHTIPDDEKTYLHRAGRTGRAGKTGIAVTFVDWEDLHKWALINRALEFGQPEPVETYSSSPHLYSDLDIPEGAKGRLKSTPAVKAPENQQGGRRDSTGPARQGGEGASSSRRRNRTRGGQGHTEGAAVAPSASGSATGDDQQAATGTHDGGGSQHRDGNSAPRRRRRRSRGTAPQTPAS; this is translated from the coding sequence GTGACTTTCTCCGAACTGAACATCGACCAGGACATGGTGGACGCTCTCGCGTCCAAGGGGATCATCGAACCGTTCCCCATCCAGGCCCAGACCATCCCGCTCGCGCTCACCGGCCAGGACATCATCGGCCAGGCGAAGACCGGCACCGGCAAGACCTTCGGCTTCGGCCTCCCGATCATCCAGCGCCTCGGCCTCGAACCCGCGCCCGGCGTGCAGGCGCTCGTCGTCGTGCCGACCCGCGAGCTCGCCGTCCAGGTCCACGAGGACCTCGAGCAGGCCGCCTCCAACCGCAGCACCGCCATCGCCGCCATCTACGGCGGCAAGGCGTACGAGGGCCAGATCGCCCAGCTCAAGGCCGGCGCGCAGATCGTGGTCGGCACGCCCGGCCGCCTGCTCGACCTGGCCGGCCAGCGCCTCCTGAACCTCGCCAACGTGCGCGAGATGGTGCTGGACGAGGCGGACAAGATGCTCGACCTCGGCTTCCTCGCCGACATCGAGAAGCTGTTCGCGCAGACCCCGGCCACCCGGCACACCATGCTGTTCTCGGCCACGATGCCCGGCCCGATCGTCGCGCTCGCGCGCCGCTTCATGACCCGGCCCATCCACATCCGCGCCACCGACCCCGACGAGGGCCAGGTGCAGGCGAACATCAAGCACCTCATCTACCGCGCCCACTCGCTCGACAAGGACGAGGTCGTCGCGCGCATCCTGCAGGCGGAGGGCCGCGGCAAGACCGTCATCTTCACGCGCACCAAGCGCGCCGCAGCCAAGCTGGTGGAGGAGCTCAACGACCGCGGCTTCAATGCGGCGGCCGTGCACGGCGACCTCAATCAGGAGCAGCGCGAGCGCGCGATGGCCGCGTTCAAGGCGGGCAAGAAGGACATCCTGATCGCCACCGACGTCGCCGCCCGCGGCATCGACGTCGACGACGTGACGCACGTCATCAACCACACCATCCCGGACGACGAGAAGACCTACCTGCACCGCGCCGGCCGCACCGGCCGCGCGGGCAAGACCGGTATCGCCGTGACGTTCGTGGACTGGGAGGACCTGCACAAGTGGGCCCTCATCAACCGCGCCCTCGAGTTCGGCCAGCCGGAGCCGGTGGAGACCTACTCGTCCTCACCGCACCTCTACAGCGACCTGGACATCCCGGAGGGCGCCAAGGGCCGCCTGAAGTCGACTCCGGCGGTCAAGGCCCCCGAGAACCAGCAGGGTGGCCGGCGCGACTCGACCGGTCCGGCCCGCCAGGGCGGCGAGGGTGCTTCGAGCAGCCGTCGCCGCAACCGCACGCGCGGCGGCCAGGGCCACACCGAGGGCGCAGCGGTCGCACCCTCGGCCTCCGGCTCGGCGACCGGGGACGACCAGCAGGCCGCGACCGGCACGCACGACGGCGGCGGCTCCCAGCACCGCGACGGCAACAGCGCCCCGCGCCGCCGTCGCCGCCGCTCGCGCGGCACGGCGCCGCAGACCCCGGCCAGCTGA
- a CDS encoding DUF3107 domain-containing protein produces the protein MEIRIGIVNAPRELSFESAQSADELAEQVQSGLSDGTGILRLTDDKGRHYIVPTAGIAYVELGTEESRRIGFVG, from the coding sequence GTGGAGATCCGCATCGGAATCGTCAACGCTCCCCGCGAGCTCAGCTTCGAGTCGGCGCAGTCCGCCGACGAGCTCGCAGAGCAGGTGCAGTCCGGCCTGTCCGACGGCACCGGCATCCTGCGCCTCACGGACGACAAGGGCCGGCACTACATCGTGCCGACCGCGGGCATCGCCTACGTGGAGCTCGGCACGGAGGAGTCGCGCCGCATCGGCTTCGTCGGCTAG
- a CDS encoding PHP domain-containing protein, producing MADERRFRGPVDLHTHSSVSDGTETPAELVRAAAAAGLGTVAITDHDSTAGWLDAAATGAQVGVTVIPGMELSTRVEFASVHMLGYLFDPANEALVAETTRIRDGRMRRAEDMVRRIAQDYDITWDDVLAQATEGATVGRPHIADALVARGLAEDRSAAFAGILHWRSGYFQPHYAPEPLTGVRLIREAGGVPVLAHPATGSRGSVIPENRLRRLVDAGLFGLELDHRENRQEGVAQLRAYAARYGLAITGSSDYHGAGKPNRLGENTTDPAVVDRMIEEATGAAPFYA from the coding sequence ATGGCTGACGAGAGACGGTTCCGGGGCCCCGTCGACCTGCACACGCACTCGAGCGTGTCCGACGGCACCGAGACCCCCGCCGAGCTGGTGCGCGCCGCCGCGGCCGCCGGCCTCGGCACCGTCGCGATCACCGACCACGACTCCACCGCGGGCTGGCTGGACGCCGCGGCGACGGGCGCCCAGGTCGGCGTGACCGTGATCCCGGGCATGGAGCTCTCAACGCGGGTCGAGTTCGCCAGCGTGCACATGCTGGGCTACCTGTTCGACCCGGCGAACGAGGCGCTCGTGGCGGAGACCACGCGCATCCGCGACGGCCGGATGCGCCGCGCGGAGGACATGGTTCGCCGCATCGCGCAGGACTACGACATCACCTGGGACGATGTGCTCGCCCAGGCGACGGAGGGCGCGACCGTCGGCCGCCCGCACATCGCGGACGCCCTGGTCGCACGCGGCCTCGCCGAGGACCGCAGCGCCGCCTTCGCCGGCATCCTGCACTGGCGCAGCGGCTACTTCCAGCCGCACTACGCGCCGGAGCCGCTGACGGGTGTCCGGCTGATCCGGGAGGCGGGCGGTGTCCCCGTGCTCGCGCACCCCGCGACGGGGAGCCGCGGCAGCGTCATCCCCGAGAACCGGCTGCGCCGCCTCGTGGACGCCGGCCTGTTCGGGCTCGAGCTCGACCACCGCGAGAACCGCCAGGAGGGAGTGGCCCAGCTGCGCGCGTACGCCGCGCGCTACGGCCTCGCGATCACCGGTTCCAGCGACTACCACGGGGCCGGCAAGCCGAACCGGCTGGGGGAGAACACGACCGATCCCGCCGTCGTCGACCGGATGATCGAAGAAGCGACAGGCGCGGCGCCTTTCTACGCCTGA